A window of Natrinema versiforme contains these coding sequences:
- a CDS encoding AMP-binding protein → MSKNTSPSLEDIDEIAHEPSREFVESTNVFEFMQAYGIDDYEELIERTTTELEGEPESGVDWFWDELVDYLGIEFYEAYDEIRDDGEGPQFTDWYPGGELNIAHNVVDRHAAVDEERRNTVATIWEGEDGEVREVTYHELHRQSNQVANALAERGVGTGDTVGLYMPMVPEVVSILYGCFKVGAIAVPIFSGFGVDAAATRIADSECSVLFTGDGFYRRGDPVFLKSAADEAIEEAGHVERTIVFDRLGSSNRGSEHEIPWTDDRDEWWADAIGGRDDEYETKSLDSSQESMLLYSSGTTGKPKGIVHTHAGVQVQCPKEVYFGMDLKPADRFFWVSDIGWMMGPWSLIGTHTFGGTVFMYEGAPDYPEPDRFWEMIDRHELTQFGISPTAIRALRKHGDEWLEGHDLSSLRILGSTGEPWDPESWHWFHEHVGDGECPIINISGGTEICGCFLMPMPTEPLKPCTLGGPGLGMDIDIVDREGDSVTENNERGYLVARDSCPSMTKSLWSGDERYLNEYWSTFEDPLLWDHGDWAQKDDDGFWFLHGRADDTLNVAGRKVGPAEVEGALIDHEVVNQAAAIGASDDTTGTAVVAYVVLEDDVAESDDLRAELRAQVGEELGKPFRPREVLFVDEFPKTQSGKIIRRAIQAAYTGEELGDMSSIENPEALEDLEDAR, encoded by the coding sequence ATGTCGAAAAACACCAGTCCCAGCCTCGAGGACATCGACGAAATCGCCCACGAGCCGAGCCGGGAATTCGTCGAGTCGACGAACGTCTTCGAGTTCATGCAGGCGTACGGAATCGACGACTACGAGGAACTGATCGAGCGGACGACGACCGAACTGGAGGGCGAACCCGAAAGCGGCGTCGACTGGTTCTGGGACGAATTGGTCGACTACCTCGGGATCGAGTTCTACGAAGCGTACGACGAAATTCGAGACGACGGCGAGGGACCGCAGTTCACCGACTGGTACCCGGGCGGCGAACTGAACATCGCCCACAACGTCGTGGACCGCCACGCCGCGGTCGACGAGGAGCGCCGGAACACGGTCGCGACCATCTGGGAGGGCGAGGACGGCGAGGTTCGCGAGGTCACCTACCACGAACTCCACCGGCAGTCGAATCAGGTCGCGAACGCGCTCGCAGAGCGGGGCGTCGGCACGGGCGACACCGTCGGTCTCTACATGCCGATGGTCCCGGAGGTCGTCTCGATCCTCTACGGCTGTTTCAAGGTCGGCGCGATCGCGGTCCCGATCTTCTCCGGGTTCGGGGTCGACGCGGCTGCGACCCGGATCGCGGACTCGGAGTGTTCCGTGCTCTTTACCGGCGACGGTTTCTACCGCCGCGGCGATCCGGTCTTCCTCAAGTCCGCGGCCGACGAGGCCATCGAGGAGGCGGGTCACGTCGAGCGGACGATCGTCTTCGATCGGCTCGGCTCGAGCAACAGGGGCAGCGAACACGAAATCCCGTGGACCGACGACCGAGACGAGTGGTGGGCCGACGCCATCGGGGGTCGGGACGACGAGTACGAGACGAAGTCCCTCGACTCGAGTCAGGAGTCGATGCTGCTCTACTCCTCGGGGACGACGGGGAAGCCGAAGGGGATCGTCCACACCCACGCGGGCGTGCAGGTCCAGTGTCCCAAGGAGGTCTACTTCGGGATGGATCTCAAGCCAGCGGATCGGTTCTTCTGGGTCTCCGATATCGGCTGGATGATGGGGCCGTGGAGCCTCATTGGAACGCATACGTTCGGCGGCACCGTCTTCATGTACGAGGGCGCGCCGGACTACCCCGAGCCGGACCGCTTCTGGGAGATGATCGACCGCCACGAGCTGACGCAGTTCGGTATCTCACCGACGGCGATCCGGGCGCTGCGCAAGCACGGGGACGAGTGGCTCGAGGGCCACGACCTCTCCTCGCTCCGGATTTTAGGGTCGACGGGCGAGCCGTGGGATCCCGAATCGTGGCACTGGTTCCACGAGCACGTCGGCGACGGCGAGTGCCCGATCATCAACATCTCCGGCGGGACCGAGATCTGTGGCTGCTTCCTGATGCCGATGCCGACCGAGCCGCTCAAGCCCTGCACGCTCGGTGGTCCCGGTCTCGGGATGGACATCGATATCGTCGACCGGGAGGGCGATTCGGTCACAGAGAACAACGAACGCGGCTACCTCGTCGCGCGGGACTCCTGTCCGTCGATGACCAAGTCGCTGTGGTCGGGCGACGAACGGTACCTGAACGAGTACTGGTCGACCTTCGAGGACCCGCTGCTGTGGGACCACGGCGACTGGGCCCAGAAGGACGATGACGGCTTCTGGTTCCTCCACGGCCGGGCCGACGACACCCTGAACGTGGCCGGCCGGAAAGTCGGTCCGGCCGAGGTCGAAGGGGCACTCATCGACCACGAAGTCGTCAATCAGGCCGCCGCCATCGGCGCGTCCGACGACACCACCGGCACCGCCGTCGTCGCCTACGTCGTCCTCGAGGACGATGTCGCGGAGTCCGACGACCTCCGGGCGGAACTCCGCGCGCAGGTCGGCGAGGAGTTAGGAAAACCGTTCCGCCCGCGCGAGGTGCTGTTCGTCGACGAGTTCCCCAAGACCCAGTCCGGCAAGATCATTCGGCGAGCCATTCAGGCGGCCTACACCGGCGAGGAGCTGGGCGACATGAGCAGTATCGAGAACCCCGAGGCGCTCGAGGACCTCGAAGACGCGAGATAG
- a CDS encoding DUF2182 domain-containing protein has product MVLDNSLPCSDRIDFDAFPVADAFVLSLSALLWLVLFEGWLPGLGPAPAGLEAPMRAPGVPEALATANGLTGLVAYLLMWGTMMLAMMLPSLVPVVRRHRDELCDSPSVFLPSIAAFLGAYGLVWTLVGAVPLAVEYLLSIRGLLTASVLGVDASVVGIGGSLAFAGGYQFTSLKRDLLARCGCRQSAPHRPELARMARDGVRYAVNCIGCTWPLFALMVVLGTMNPLVMVGLTLVVSLERLAPDGDDVAVALGVVLLGAAAFTLLFGVPAL; this is encoded by the coding sequence ATGGTTCTCGATAATTCACTTCCGTGCAGTGATCGTATCGATTTCGACGCGTTCCCGGTCGCGGACGCGTTCGTCCTCTCGCTGTCCGCCCTGCTGTGGCTCGTCCTCTTCGAGGGGTGGCTCCCCGGACTGGGACCGGCCCCTGCCGGCCTCGAGGCCCCGATGCGTGCGCCCGGCGTTCCCGAGGCGCTGGCGACGGCGAACGGCCTCACCGGTCTCGTCGCGTACCTGCTCATGTGGGGAACGATGATGCTGGCGATGATGCTCCCGTCGCTCGTGCCGGTCGTCCGCCGCCACCGTGACGAACTGTGTGACTCACCGTCCGTCTTCCTGCCCTCGATCGCCGCGTTCCTCGGCGCGTACGGCCTCGTCTGGACGCTGGTCGGCGCAGTCCCGCTGGCGGTCGAGTATCTGCTCTCGATCCGCGGCCTGCTGACCGCGTCGGTGCTGGGTGTCGACGCCAGCGTCGTCGGTATCGGTGGCTCGCTCGCGTTCGCCGGCGGCTACCAGTTCACGTCGCTGAAACGCGACCTCCTCGCGCGGTGTGGCTGCCGCCAGTCGGCCCCACACCGCCCCGAACTCGCTCGGATGGCCCGCGACGGCGTCCGATACGCCGTCAACTGCATCGGTTGTACGTGGCCGCTGTTCGCGCTCATGGTCGTTCTGGGAACGATGAACCCCCTCGTGATGGTCGGCCTGACGCTCGTCGTCTCGCTCGAGCGACTGGCCCCCGACGGTGACGACGTCGCCGTCGCGCTGGGCGTCGTGTTGCTCGGTGCCGCTGCGTTCACGCTCCTATTCGGCGTTCCGGCTCTCTGA
- a CDS encoding Glu/Leu/Phe/Val dehydrogenase: MTPDTDFSSDERSRTDPDLDAPWTYATTAARRLSLPDEIEQRLLHPHHCQRITVQFERDDGTLGVCDGYRVRHDRARGPFVGPHRYTSELRGDDCAGLAAATTVSAALAGVPFGGAAGGVAVDPATLSRDERVRLTRAYVARVTGVGPDSDVFVPNVGTDERTMARFADAVADRVDGPHNATVAGKPPAIGGFQEISRASGQSVARVTRDVLEADHDRPLSDATIAVYGTGPLGATAARLLEFRGGTVVAMCSDRAGLTAPDDETGLDTDLAPSYLQRPGTLAEYDDGTMTGTQNVLERDVDVLVLAEPATAVTAENADAIHADLVVEGATGSVTPGGQRALEDRGIAVVPDVLATAGTMIAAHLEWVESVGRDRSSEARVTNEFDYALADAVDDVRERRERCDLSWREAAYSVGVSRVAAAHEVVR; this comes from the coding sequence ATGACACCAGATACAGATTTCTCCAGCGACGAACGCAGTCGAACAGACCCCGATCTCGACGCCCCGTGGACGTACGCGACGACCGCCGCGCGTCGGCTCTCGCTTCCCGACGAGATCGAGCAGCGACTCCTGCACCCGCACCACTGCCAGCGGATCACGGTCCAGTTCGAACGCGACGACGGCACGCTCGGCGTCTGTGACGGCTACCGCGTGCGCCACGACCGCGCTCGCGGCCCCTTCGTCGGGCCACACCGGTACACCTCCGAACTGCGCGGCGACGACTGTGCCGGACTCGCGGCCGCGACGACCGTCAGCGCCGCGCTCGCGGGCGTCCCCTTCGGCGGCGCGGCGGGCGGCGTCGCGGTCGATCCGGCGACGCTCTCGCGGGACGAACGCGTCCGACTCACTCGAGCCTACGTGGCCCGCGTCACCGGCGTCGGACCCGACAGCGACGTCTTCGTCCCGAACGTCGGGACCGACGAGCGAACGATGGCGCGGTTCGCCGACGCCGTCGCCGACCGCGTCGACGGCCCGCACAACGCGACGGTCGCCGGCAAGCCGCCGGCCATCGGCGGCTTTCAAGAGATCTCCCGGGCGAGCGGGCAGAGCGTCGCCCGCGTGACCCGTGACGTCCTCGAGGCCGACCACGACCGGCCGCTGTCCGACGCGACGATCGCCGTCTACGGCACCGGCCCCCTCGGCGCGACGGCCGCTCGCCTGCTCGAGTTCCGCGGCGGGACCGTCGTCGCGATGTGTAGCGATCGAGCGGGGCTGACCGCTCCCGACGACGAGACCGGCCTCGACACGGACCTCGCCCCCAGCTATCTCCAGCGACCGGGGACGCTCGCCGAGTACGACGACGGAACGATGACCGGGACACAAAACGTCCTCGAGCGGGACGTCGACGTGCTGGTCCTCGCGGAGCCCGCGACGGCGGTGACCGCGGAGAACGCCGACGCGATTCACGCGGATCTCGTCGTCGAGGGCGCGACGGGGAGCGTGACACCCGGCGGCCAGCGCGCCCTCGAGGATCGCGGCATCGCCGTCGTCCCCGACGTGCTGGCGACGGCCGGGACGATGATCGCGGCCCACCTCGAGTGGGTCGAGAGCGTCGGCCGCGACCGCTCGAGCGAGGCCCGTGTGACAAACGAGTTCGACTACGCGCTCGCGGACGCGGTCGACGACGTGCGAGAGCGCCGCGAGCGGTGTGATCTGAGCTGGCGGGAAGCGGCCTACAGCGTCGGCGTCTCGCGGGTCGCGGCGGCTCACGAGGTGGTGCGGTGA
- a CDS encoding helix-turn-helix transcriptional regulator, whose amino-acid sequence MSNHTPTNTDDSDESNTDDSDESNTDDRTQRSTTDDADPRPLTNLTGFKRDQLFVIRMLADRNPHGLVIKDKLDCYYDEEITQGRLYQNLAELIEEGYVEKHPLDGRTYAYRPSTRANERLEEHYEWERRCLFRDLP is encoded by the coding sequence ATGTCCAATCACACCCCCACGAACACCGACGACAGTGACGAATCGAATACCGACGACAGTGACGAATCGAATACCGACGACCGGACCCAACGGTCGACGACCGACGACGCGGATCCGCGTCCGCTGACGAACCTGACAGGCTTCAAGCGCGATCAACTGTTCGTCATCCGAATGCTCGCCGACCGGAACCCCCACGGCCTCGTCATCAAGGACAAGCTCGACTGCTACTACGACGAGGAGATCACGCAGGGGCGGCTCTACCAGAACTTGGCCGAACTCATCGAAGAGGGCTACGTCGAGAAGCATCCCCTCGACGGTCGAACCTACGCCTACCGGCCGAGTACGCGCGCCAACGAGCGTCTCGAGGAGCACTACGAGTGGGAACGTCGCTGTCTCTTTCGCGACCTCCCGTGA
- a CDS encoding cbb3-type cytochrome c oxidase subunit I, translating into MPRRTLEGTNDSLAGLSNVGHRRLARWHLGFALAMGLWGGLDALLLRTALVTPTLDRWTAETYNAFFTTHGLTMLFLFALPAIWGFAYAAVPPLIEADGTAFPLLGAWAFWLQVPAALAIRSGTIGGILGIAGLEPVASGWTLYPPLSLLSSNPAVDAVLVGLALVAVGTAATAANLVVTVLRRREIRWLDVDTFTWTVLTAAAMALVAFPVLAATVALLLADRSLGTGFLVGGGGPLGWQRLFWFFAHPLVYVLVLPPMGIASHVLPRFAGRRLFGRRSSVYSTLAIGVVSFTVWGHHLFVTGMSPSIRTVFMLTTLAVAVPSSAKLCTWLVTLWGGSIRDTAPMLAVLSAVGFFVVGGVTGVFLAAVPINVRYTGTYYVVAHFHLLLAGFVGLALVAGAYYWFPLLTDCRLEPGLARLHGWLTIVGVAVTFGALLLVGLAQLPRRVATYPAAYAPLQQLATVGAYVIAAGQLVFLANLGRSLWVGEPASDDPWDLESGPTHTREWRSSPRDRD; encoded by the coding sequence ATGCCGAGACGAACGCTCGAGGGGACGAACGACTCGCTGGCGGGACTCTCGAACGTCGGTCATCGACGGCTCGCTCGGTGGCACCTCGGATTCGCGCTGGCGATGGGGCTGTGGGGCGGACTCGACGCCCTGTTACTCCGAACGGCGCTCGTCACGCCGACGCTCGACCGCTGGACGGCAGAGACCTACAACGCCTTCTTCACGACCCACGGACTGACGATGCTGTTCCTGTTCGCGCTGCCGGCGATCTGGGGGTTCGCGTACGCCGCCGTCCCCCCGCTGATCGAGGCCGACGGGACTGCGTTCCCGCTGCTCGGCGCTTGGGCGTTCTGGCTGCAGGTCCCGGCGGCGCTGGCGATTCGATCGGGCACTATCGGCGGGATTCTCGGGATCGCGGGGCTCGAGCCGGTCGCGAGCGGGTGGACGCTGTATCCGCCGCTGAGTCTTCTCTCGTCGAACCCCGCGGTCGACGCCGTCCTCGTCGGGCTCGCGCTCGTCGCCGTCGGGACCGCGGCGACGGCGGCGAACCTCGTCGTCACGGTCCTGCGGCGGCGCGAGATCCGGTGGCTCGACGTCGACACGTTCACGTGGACGGTGTTGACGGCCGCCGCGATGGCGCTGGTCGCGTTCCCGGTGCTGGCCGCGACGGTCGCCCTGCTGCTTGCCGATCGGTCGCTGGGGACCGGGTTCCTCGTCGGCGGTGGCGGGCCGCTGGGCTGGCAACGCCTGTTCTGGTTCTTCGCCCACCCGCTGGTGTACGTGCTGGTCCTGCCGCCGATGGGGATCGCGAGCCACGTCCTCCCGCGGTTCGCCGGGCGGCGACTGTTCGGCCGCCGGTCGTCGGTCTACTCGACGCTCGCGATCGGCGTCGTCTCGTTTACCGTCTGGGGCCACCACCTGTTCGTGACCGGGATGAGCCCGTCGATTCGGACGGTCTTCATGCTCACCACGCTGGCGGTGGCCGTCCCGAGTTCCGCGAAGCTCTGTACGTGGCTCGTCACCCTGTGGGGCGGCTCGATCCGGGACACCGCGCCCATGCTCGCGGTGCTTTCCGCCGTCGGCTTCTTCGTCGTCGGCGGCGTCACCGGCGTCTTCCTCGCCGCCGTCCCGATCAACGTCCGCTACACCGGCACCTACTACGTCGTCGCGCACTTCCACCTGCTACTTGCCGGGTTCGTCGGGCTCGCGCTCGTCGCCGGCGCGTACTACTGGTTCCCCCTGCTCACCGACTGTCGGCTCGAGCCGGGGCTGGCCCGCCTGCACGGCTGGCTCACGATTGTCGGGGTCGCCGTGACCTTCGGCGCGCTCTTGCTCGTCGGGCTCGCACAGCTCCCCCGACGCGTCGCGACCTATCCGGCGGCCTACGCGCCGCTGCAGCAACTCGCGACCGTCGGAGCGTACGTCATCGCCGCCGGTCAACTTGTGTTTCTCGCGAATCTCGGTCGATCGCTGTGGGTCGGCGAACCGGCCTCCGACGATCCATGGGACCTCGAGAGCGGCCCCACTCACACGCGCGAATGGCGGTCGAGTCCCCGCGATCGCGACTGA
- a CDS encoding transporter gives MTQHSIDPVERSDPVRLVCLATLVSTHGLIRLAERYLPEFVSALGYGPIVVGSLVTLGLGIAVAATEYSSGPIGGDSTPLEARAVAVLSALLAAVGLLAWAGSPALDTLLGTPLSALGWLAIGVALLQAWHVRGPARGFWPVDTRVTSSPSTAADEDRDCSPTRAVGSDRRTPVVLGALGVVAAATFATTAVASADTVRTGFALVAATGAAVAIVGAIALGTLGDRSPLSGGGAASDDREGGATTESDPSITVVRSAVSRLPDRRRWAVIGDAVVRVAIAGISPFLILLVVDYRPIALSVGGLSLAPAAVFGLFVLVEAAGATLGAVAFPALASRVDRRALLAVGLAALSLLPMALVAAPANAAVVAALFGLLGCRTAIEPLRPTVGSSGRASPVPGPRLPGEIRTAVRVAVVPAPLLGGLLYAIDPVVAFTVATTVGLLGVRELGRAFTSDRR, from the coding sequence ATGACTCAACACTCGATAGACCCCGTCGAACGGAGCGATCCGGTCCGACTCGTCTGCCTCGCGACCCTCGTGTCGACCCACGGGCTGATTCGCCTGGCCGAACGCTACCTCCCCGAGTTCGTGTCCGCGCTCGGCTACGGGCCGATCGTCGTCGGCTCGCTGGTGACCCTCGGCCTCGGGATCGCCGTCGCCGCGACCGAGTACTCGAGCGGACCGATCGGCGGCGATTCGACGCCGCTCGAGGCGAGGGCGGTCGCGGTGCTGTCGGCGCTGCTCGCCGCGGTCGGCCTGCTGGCGTGGGCGGGGTCGCCGGCGCTCGATACGCTGTTGGGAACGCCGCTCTCGGCGCTCGGCTGGCTCGCGATCGGCGTCGCGCTCCTGCAGGCGTGGCACGTTCGGGGGCCTGCACGCGGTTTCTGGCCGGTCGACACCCGGGTGACGAGTTCGCCGTCGACGGCAGCCGACGAAGACCGCGACTGCTCCCCGACTCGAGCCGTCGGCTCTGATCGGCGAACGCCGGTCGTCCTCGGGGCGCTCGGCGTCGTCGCCGCAGCGACGTTCGCGACGACGGCCGTCGCGAGCGCCGATACCGTCCGGACCGGCTTCGCGCTCGTCGCAGCGACCGGCGCTGCGGTCGCCATCGTCGGCGCGATCGCGCTCGGCACCCTCGGCGACCGATCGCCGCTCTCCGGCGGCGGAGCGGCGAGCGATGACCGAGAGGGCGGCGCGACGACCGAGTCCGACCCGTCGATCACGGTCGTTCGAAGCGCCGTCTCGCGGTTGCCCGACCGCCGCCGGTGGGCCGTTATCGGCGACGCGGTCGTCCGGGTCGCGATCGCCGGCATTTCGCCGTTTCTGATCCTGCTGGTCGTCGACTACCGGCCGATCGCCCTCTCGGTCGGCGGCCTCTCGCTCGCGCCGGCCGCCGTCTTCGGGCTGTTCGTCCTCGTCGAAGCCGCCGGCGCGACCCTCGGCGCGGTCGCGTTCCCCGCGCTCGCTTCGCGCGTCGATCGCCGAGCGCTCCTCGCCGTCGGCCTCGCGGCGCTCTCGCTGCTCCCGATGGCGCTCGTTGCGGCACCGGCCAACGCCGCTGTCGTCGCCGCCCTCTTCGGCCTGCTCGGCTGTCGCACCGCCATCGAGCCGCTCCGGCCGACCGTCGGCTCGAGCGGGCGAGCGAGCCCGGTTCCCGGCCCGCGGCTCCCCGGCGAAATCCGGACGGCGGTCCGGGTCGCCGTTGTTCCCGCGCCGCTGCTCGGCGGACTCCTGTACGCGATCGATCCCGTCGTGGCCTTCACCGTCGCGACGACGGTCGGTCTGCTCGGCGTGCGCGAACTGGGACGCGCGTTCACCTCCGATCGACGATGA
- a CDS encoding permease encodes MLSALHPIIDASDLALAQGRPLASLALTVIEHGRRPPFVGRLTGPGMVAPNDGGLDLAARLVGLLGAFLLALVDGTIIAFKMGWETWWALVFGFTLSGAIQEFLSEDRITDYLGDDSWRAVAYGSFFGASSSSCSFSAVSMTRSLFTKGASAAASLGAFQFASTDLVLELALVVLLLLGWQFALAEIVGGLVAIVVLAIVYRRFVPEAWIERAREHARALEETECATCGMRADPADEDTIVREVDGERRYFCCEGCRGAYDPATDREAVTAGPELFSGDRWRAAAANTIREWDMLWRDILLGFLIAGLLAALVPNAWWTAVFGVGAEGSAVRLVSNVVLGAVVGVVTFLCSVGNIPFGVVLWQNGVSFGGVLAFIFADLLILPLVQAYRRYYGIRMAAVIFVAFFLAAVTAGLAVHLLFGGLGLIPPVSAAGGTVPGTYTAVLNVVTIPVLAVQVYVVLEPDRRVRIGNRLAPHVAGVIYYAYKTLERIAYALEDRGLK; translated from the coding sequence ATGCTCTCAGCGTTACATCCGATCATCGACGCGTCAGACCTCGCGCTCGCACAGGGACGACCGCTCGCCTCACTGGCACTGACGGTGATCGAGCACGGACGGCGTCCCCCGTTCGTCGGGCGGTTGACCGGCCCCGGAATGGTCGCCCCGAACGACGGCGGACTCGACCTCGCTGCACGGCTCGTCGGGCTGCTCGGCGCGTTCCTGCTGGCTCTCGTCGACGGCACGATCATCGCGTTCAAGATGGGCTGGGAGACGTGGTGGGCGCTCGTGTTCGGCTTCACGCTCTCCGGCGCGATCCAGGAGTTCCTCTCCGAGGACCGGATCACTGACTACCTCGGCGACGACAGCTGGCGAGCCGTCGCCTACGGCTCGTTCTTCGGCGCGTCGTCCTCGAGTTGCTCGTTCTCGGCGGTCTCGATGACCCGATCGCTGTTCACGAAGGGCGCGTCGGCCGCGGCCAGTCTGGGGGCGTTCCAGTTCGCGAGTACGGATCTCGTACTGGAACTCGCCTTGGTCGTTCTGCTCCTGCTGGGCTGGCAGTTCGCCCTCGCTGAGATCGTCGGCGGCCTCGTCGCGATCGTCGTCCTCGCGATCGTCTACCGTCGGTTCGTCCCCGAGGCGTGGATCGAACGCGCACGAGAGCACGCCCGGGCACTCGAGGAGACCGAGTGTGCTACCTGTGGCATGCGTGCGGATCCGGCCGACGAGGACACGATCGTACGGGAGGTCGATGGCGAACGGCGGTACTTCTGCTGTGAGGGCTGTCGGGGCGCGTACGATCCGGCGACTGACCGGGAGGCGGTCACTGCCGGCCCCGAACTCTTCTCGGGCGACCGCTGGCGGGCGGCGGCCGCGAACACGATCCGCGAGTGGGACATGCTCTGGCGGGACATCCTGCTGGGCTTTCTCATCGCCGGCCTGCTGGCCGCGCTGGTGCCGAACGCTTGGTGGACAGCCGTCTTCGGTGTCGGTGCCGAGGGCAGCGCCGTTCGGCTCGTCTCGAACGTCGTTCTGGGTGCCGTCGTCGGCGTCGTCACCTTCCTCTGTTCGGTCGGGAACATCCCCTTCGGGGTCGTTCTCTGGCAGAACGGCGTCTCCTTCGGCGGCGTCCTCGCGTTCATCTTCGCGGACCTGCTGATCCTCCCGCTGGTTCAGGCCTATCGCCGCTACTACGGGATCCGGATGGCTGCCGTGATCTTCGTCGCGTTCTTCCTCGCAGCAGTGACTGCCGGTCTCGCAGTCCACCTGCTGTTCGGCGGCCTCGGGCTCATCCCGCCAGTGAGCGCAGCCGGCGGCACCGTCCCCGGGACGTACACGGCCGTCCTCAACGTCGTCACCATCCCGGTCCTCGCGGTGCAGGTCTACGTCGTCCTCGAGCCAGATCGGCGCGTCCGTATCGGTAACCGACTCGCACCCCACGTCGCCGGCGTCATCTACTACGCCTACAAGACCCTCGAGCGGATCGCCTACGCGCTCGAGGATCGCGGGCTGAAGTGA
- a CDS encoding TIGR00341 family protein yields the protein MRLLTVLTTSQSSTDEVTAIVEHHDLEYSLTDHTDGESRTITVPAPAHAIEPLEDDLATVGDDVSIVVEEPMAIVGSGWDESPPAKRREWLSFERISRSELRSKAQSQLPSLVIFAAMTAISGVVATTGVLLNSLAVLVGAMVIAPLLGPAMASSAATVLDERQLFVRGVKLQLVGIGVAMASALAFAAFARTSAVITAAVDLQASLGLGSHGLPPSLLVTVAVCSGIAAGLGMATTGITDLIGVMIAAAIMPPIGVVGVGVAWTEPAAVLGSLVVVAVNVIAINVGAIATLWTVGFHPSDRSRIRTTRGAILRRVVLLTALLLVAIRLLEVVSDGL from the coding sequence ATGCGACTCCTGACCGTGCTTACCACCTCGCAGTCGAGTACAGACGAGGTCACGGCGATCGTCGAGCACCACGACCTCGAGTACAGTCTCACCGACCACACCGACGGCGAGAGCCGGACGATCACCGTCCCCGCGCCCGCCCACGCGATCGAGCCGTTGGAGGACGATCTGGCGACGGTCGGCGACGACGTCTCCATCGTCGTCGAAGAACCGATGGCGATCGTCGGGAGCGGCTGGGACGAGTCGCCGCCCGCGAAGCGACGCGAGTGGCTCTCGTTCGAACGCATCTCGCGGAGCGAACTGCGATCGAAGGCCCAATCGCAGTTGCCCTCGCTCGTCATCTTCGCCGCGATGACGGCGATCAGCGGCGTCGTCGCCACCACCGGCGTCCTGCTGAACTCGCTTGCGGTCCTGGTCGGCGCGATGGTGATCGCACCCCTGCTCGGGCCGGCGATGGCCTCGAGCGCCGCGACGGTGCTCGACGAGCGCCAGTTGTTCGTCCGCGGGGTCAAGCTCCAGCTCGTCGGCATCGGCGTCGCGATGGCGAGCGCCCTCGCGTTCGCGGCGTTCGCGCGGACCTCCGCGGTCATCACGGCCGCGGTCGACCTGCAGGCGAGTCTGGGGCTCGGCAGCCACGGCCTGCCGCCGTCGCTGCTCGTGACCGTCGCGGTCTGTTCGGGCATCGCCGCGGGGCTCGGGATGGCGACGACCGGGATCACGGACCTCATCGGAGTGATGATCGCGGCCGCGATCATGCCGCCGATCGGCGTCGTCGGTGTCGGCGTCGCCTGGACCGAGCCCGCGGCCGTCCTCGGCTCGCTCGTCGTCGTCGCGGTCAACGTCATCGCGATCAACGTCGGCGCGATCGCGACCCTCTGGACCGTCGGCTTCCACCCCTCGGACCGCTCGCGCATCCGGACGACCCGAGGAGCCATCCTCCGGCGAGTCGTCCTGCTGACGGCCTTGCTACTGGTCGCGATTCGACTCCTCGAGGTCGTCTCCGACGGCCTCTGA